A window of Punica granatum isolate Tunisia-2019 chromosome 8, ASM765513v2, whole genome shotgun sequence genomic DNA:
ACTTTATAATGAATATTCTACATCTTGCAACCGATTTTTCTATCAAAAAAACAACTGATCGATCGTGTCCGGAACAAAATGTCTTCTTCTTGCTACGAGAATGTATACGACTTCCGCTAAGTTGTTGGAAGCCTTTACATGCCTCGTCCCCAGTCTTTCTTGTATTTTGACAGAAAATACAAAACTTTCATATTCAAGAATTCCATCATTTATGCCAATACGCCTCTATCGCTTTTCCATCAAACCGACGAACCAGCTCGCTTTCATCGGTCCAGAAaagtaatatattaatttgtgTTTGCTGATAAATAAATTCCTCCACATgggggaaggaagaagaaatctTGAATGCGGGCCACATTGTGCATGCAATTGCGTGATTAAAatgctaaaaaaaaataatatattatccaATGACATGTAATGGAGAGAAACCAGAAATGGCAGTTCCTTGAACTTGAAAGACAGCTATAAGCAAACGGACATTCTTACCTGTGACAGACTCCACCGAAGAAGAGAGAATAAAATGCAGGTAGCAGCTAACCCTTTGTTGTTGAATTTTGGGCAGACCCTCACCAGTCAAAAGATATATCGAATTTCTTCTCGGATGGGCCTTCGAAGCTCCGAATTGAATACCGCTGAGTTAGAACTGAAAGTCGGTCCATAAATTTCCGCACATCACCGTAATGTTCGATGATTGGAGTCTCTCTGTTAATTCCCAACAGTTCTATAAATCTCATGTTACGCGGCCACCCACGGCCTCGAATTATTGCAACAGTCAACTAATAAGACGGCGAACGCATTCTATCGAACCATCAAAGGGGAAGACCAGAACAAAGCGCTAACGACACGACAATACCAAAGTGGGGCCCCCACCAACAACAGTATACAGCCCACTAACTGTCGGTCCACTCCACTGCCCGGTCTGTCTATTCCCCTCTTAAGTCGCAGACTTCTTGCCATGCTGGGCTGCCCACCAAAAGTAGAAAATACACGAGGCCGAAGCTTCTTCTGGAATTCATAATTTCATACATTTCAATCAAATCTCAGCCTCTGATTTtatgattcttttttctttttaccttCTCGACAGtgaagggaagggaagaggGAACAACAAGATTTCATGGATCATGTCCTCTTGACAAGTGTCTCTGTTCCTCACCTTATGTTCCCCAGTTctattcattctcactctcattctcattctcattcattcatttgaaaGAAGGAAACTATCTTCCtcttgcttcttcttctctggTCTTTCATCCGCTTCCACTTTTTACTGTGTAAAGCTCCAAAGAATCAAAGTTCCCACCTTTTATCTCGCGCTCTGTCtatctgtctgtctgtctgtctctcCCTGTGTTTTTCAACTTTGAGGACTCTGTCTCCGAGCTGAACACGACACCGCTGCCATGGCAGTGGCAGAGCTGACCACCCCCACCTGCCCGAAATCCGCCCTCCGCTCTTCCCACTCCCAGCAGCTCTCTTACTTGTCTGCCCGCTTCCATAGTCGCCGCCACCAGTCCTTCCGTCTTCCCCATCGAGCCCGGAATGCGAGGATTTCTTGCTCCGTGAAGTGAGTCTTTGCTTCCGCTTTGCTTTGCGCTCCATGTTCTTGTTGCCTTCTAGATTTTTTGAGTGGTGGTATTTGGATTCTGATGTTTGGTTCTGCTCACTTTTTCAGCAGCCAAGCTCCACCGGTTGCTGTAAAGACCGAGGAGCCGAAGACTAAACAGTCTGAGTGCTTTGGTGTCTTCTGCCTCACTTATGACCTCAAGGCTGTACGTTCTTCCAAACCCCCTCTTCACATGCGACTGTAAACATTGGTATTTTGTGTGGATCGGTAAAATTTCATTCTTGTCGACTACAAACTTGTTGAAAGCGGTTGATGAGCTAATTCTACAATCTTGTCTGTGTTTAGAATGATAATTGAGTATACATGTTCCCAGCAGAGTTAGCATCATGTTTGGATCGATTCGGCAATACTGTTTTTTCTTGTTTGTGCTTCGATTCCCATGTTTGATATATCTGTTGTGTAAAACCAGGATTAAGATTCGAGAAGCAACACAGACGCGAATAAAGTACTATAATTGAGCTGATTGAATGCCTCTTCGCCTGTCTTTCTTATAATGAGacattttatatattgtcGATATTGAAGTATGCTTGTGCTGGCATGCTTGTAGGAAGAAGAGACGAAATCAtggaagaaaatgataaacgTCTCCGTCTCTGGTGCCGCTGGGATGATTTCAAATCATCTTCTTTTCAAGGTtagcatttaaaaaaaaaaaagaatcgagTCACCGTAAACATCATAAATAATCCTTCCGCTTTTAAGATTCTGGTTGCACTTTTATTTCTTGGTGGAAGATCCTGTGCTAATTGTAGTCTTTCCATCGTGTTAGCTTGCATCTGGTCAAGTTTTCGGACCAAATCAACCCATTGCTTTGAAACTATTGGGTTCAGAAAGGTCATTTCAAGCTCTTGAAGGTATTGCTCCTTTATTCGCTAGAGCATTATCGTGTTACTCGTGCGCTGCTTTCTTGCTTGCCTTCCATGACGAATAGACCCACATTTTCGTTATGTCCTCCAAGATAATCTTGCCGAACTTCATTTCTGGCACATCTCTTTTTCCCAACGATGAGTTTAAACTCATTTTATGTTGCACATTATGAACTTGTCTTCATGCTTGCAGGAGTTGCCATGGAACTGGAGGATTCCTTGTTTCCTTTACTGAGAGAAGTGAAGATCGGGATTGATCCTTATGAGGTGTTCCAAGATGCAGAATGGGCTCTCCTGATTGGAGCCAAGCCTCGTGGGCCTGGAATGGAACGGGCAGACTTGCTGGATATTAATGGGCAAATCTTTGCTGAGCAGGTGCCCCTGAGTTGCATCAGAATTCTTTCTCCATCATCTTTCACATCTCgaagagaaaaatatatgtttcttaacatcgattttttcttttttctcactAAAAAGATGCATGTATGTATTACAGGGGAAGGCTCTAAATGCAGTCGCATCTCGTAAGGTGAAAGTCATAGTAGTTGGAAACCCATGCAACACCAAGTAAGATAACCCTTTTTCTACaaagaatttgaattttcttgttACCTCCGTTGTACTTGCCTTTACATattcttcgttttcttctcATAGCGCATTAATCTGTTTGAAAAACGCTCCAAATATTCCTGCAAAGAACTTTCATGGCCTGACAAGGTTAGATGAGAATCGCGCGAAATGCCAGGTGAGGGAATTTTGGACTTGCCCTCATAGCAGTGTTCAGGGGTAAAATGTTTACTCAATTCCAAGGCTCATGGCTTTTGATTCATGTGCAGCTTGCTCTCAAAGCTGGGGTCTTCTATGATAAGGTGTCGAATGTGACCATTTGGGGAAACCACTCAACTACACAGGTCTCCTATGGGATCTTAGTTTGGATTCTAAAGACGTGATATTAGCACATATATAGAGTTTCTAAAAGGAAATTTTCTCACTATCGTACAGGTACCAGACTTTCTAAATGCTAGAATCAATGGATTGCCGGTCAAAGAGGTGATTACAGACCATAAGTGGCTAGAGGAGGAGTTCACTGAAAAAGTCCAGAAGGTAAAAGTACTTGTTTCGCAACTTTAGTGTAAAACATTATGCTCTGCATCTCGAATTCAAGCTGACAATTCTTTTTGGGTGTTCGATATTTGATTCCAATAGAGAGGTGGAGCATTGATCCAGAAGTGGGGAAGATCTTCAGCAGCCTCGACTGCTGTTTCGATTGTTGATGCAATAAAGTCCCTCATTACTCCAACCCCTGAGGGTGATTGGTTCTCTTCTGGAGTACGTGAAATCTAGTCCCCCAACCATAAAGTTCCCTATTCTATGTTTGACGTTTCGTATTTTGACGGTCTATGTCCTCGTGTCTTAGGTATATACAGATGGAAATCCTTATGGAATTGCAGAGGGTATTGTTTTTAGCATGCCCTGCCGATCCAAAGTAAGTTATAAATACATATGTTCTCCAATTGGAAGCTTTTGTTTGCTTGAACTGTGTGATCATTCAGTGGCCCTGTTCCTAGGGTGATGGAGATTACGAGCTTGTCAAGGATGTGATCTTTGATGACTACCTTCTCAAGAAAATTACCAAGGTATGCAGTAACATTACGGAATCAATTAAGTAAAGGTCATTAGGTTTTGGTGCTAGTGATTAAAAATTGGTCCTCCTCACACTGCTCgatatttgataattttgCAGACTGAGGCAGAGTTGCTGGCTGAGAAGAGATGCGTAGCTCATCTGATCGGGGAGGTATGTGCTAAATGATAGAACTGCTTGCTCCTATCCCAAAATCTTTCCAATGCATTTCTTGGGTAAGAAGTTATGTACTAAgttcattaattataatcTGTTCTAAAATTCGTTTCAGGGAGTTGGATTCTGCGATCTGCCCGAGGACACGATGCTTCCAGGAGAGATGTGATTCCATCAATGGCAGCAACATTTCTCGCGCATTTATGTACAAGTGAAATATGAAAGCTAGAATAGGCTATCTATTTGTTTGTGCAGATCAGAGTGTCAAATGAGTGGTAATGATCTTACAGGATGAGGAGCCTTAGCATCTAATtccatgaaataaatgtgggGGCATCTGGAGCTTCCATTCTTATGCTCCACCTCCCAGTGAACAATTTCAGTTTAGTGTTATGGATCCCTTTCTCTAGATTACGAAGACCATTCAAATTCAAACATGAGGAAACCCGAGCCCTCTCGAGCATCAGATGAGCTAACACAGTTTGGCTTAGAGTATCCGGCATATGGCTATGGAAATACTTCACAACTTGGGCAGAAAACGCAAAGAAGGCGATGCAAAATGCCAAGCAGCAATAAACCGGTAGATATCAGATATGACACCAACAGCTTCTGAGAATGTTGGAATGTTCTTTTCCACCGACAAGCACGGGTGGCTAAGACAATAACTAGACATAACCGTGTCCCAGGAGGGGTCAGAAAGTTCATCATATTGGCAGTCATAATCCAGAAAAATTaaacatataaatacatatcTCGAGAGTCCAACCAAGGGATGGACTACAAACAATTTGTTGGCACTTTTCCTGTcctattttaaaaatacaaagaGATTCTTTAACTTTGCCTACCATCCCTATGATTTCGATCCCAGTGATAAGAGGATCTGGTTTCAGTAGATTGAGCATCACACACTCGCATAATCCAATCACCTTGAGCAGACCAACATCCCAACTTTGACACTCACAGACAGGACAAAGATCCAAAAGACCAAGAAGACCACCCAGCTCCAAGAGACGAGCGAAGGCATCTTGCTGGAAAGCAAACCAGGAGTAATTGCTGAAGCAGGACTCACAGTAACATCGTCCTGAGAGATGCCAAATGAGAGAACAATGTTGAGTTCTCCATTCTTGCCAACCGACCACTCTATTCCGCTGCTGCTCAAAGTCAAGCTTCTGATTCTTATCATCCCAGCTGTGACATGGACAGAGCTTGAGGCATGTGCAGCAGAATTGAGCCGAAGAGCCGCATCTTTGATGGGATACTCCGAAGCGAAGGCTGGAGGAGCAGGGAAGCTGCCCAACATGTGACTGGCCTGCTTGAGGAAAGTATGCTTGAAATCTgcaaaaaaaatagattattCTCCATAAGACCCAGAATAGCTCCAAATTGATTCGAGAACTTTGTGGCAACCAAAACTTACCAGGTTTAAGATCCTCGGGCTCAGAATTCTGCTTCGAAGATGAAGCTTCATTTTCATGAGAAACCGATGCATTTAGATTTGTCCCCGACATTTGCTCAATTTCATCGCACACATCCTGTTGAAAAGCAAAAGTGCAAAGTCATCTGAGACTCGAGAGTTTGAGAAAGACATTTGCTGGATCAACGTTAGAAAGTAAGAATTACCTCCAGCGATTGAAGAGGTTCACCAGAGACAGAGCCATCAGTTGTCATCATCAGCTGGGAAGAATTGTGCGTCATCAGATTACCCTCATCAGTATCAGAGAACGTAAGATAGTCCTCCACATTGAAACCCTCTGGAAATTCAACGGAGTAAGAGAGGTCATTGAGGTACAGCTCATCCCCGGGAAGAGGATTATCGGCTGCATCCATAAAGGGCCCATCAGGGTAGCTCGAATTGTCCCCAAGATTCATATTGTCAGTTGGTTGTGGGGCAAATTCCCTCTTCACAGGTTTCACATCCATCTCGTAGCCCCCAGCTAGAATGAAGAACTTATTTTCATCAGGTTGCTGCTCTTCACATTGAGATTCACCCACATCTTCTGGGAGTGTTTGATAAGGTTCTTTGTTTTCCTCGGAGTTCTGATTGTCATTGCTAGAACTCCCATAACAGAAGTTCCCTGGGAGGGGATCCCTTCCAGGTGCAATAGCAACAGTTACATTCTAGCAAGAGAAAAGCACTATCAGAGACTTGAGAATCATATACATTTTGAATGTGTTCTTTTAATTAAAGTGTCAAAGTGCTGCAGGAGTGGGCACTAATCAACTGATTCTTTCTGAAGTATCAACCTCCAGGTTTTATCAGAAATTAGCATTAGCGTTAGATGTCTCATTTTACCAGAATATACTACGAAGCTATGACATCTGATTCTCATGAAACAGCAATAATCTAGAGCATAGTCATCTAAACTCATAGAATACAGACCTGATCAACCTCATCTATCTCCACATTAGCATCTTCCTCAGCAACAACCTCATCCACCATTGCCTGCTGTTCTGGAAACAATGCCACCGTGTCTTCTTCCCATTCCTCCTCAATGAATGGAGCTCCATACTGCTCACCATTCTTCGGCCCAGGGCCACTCTTCTGGAAAATCCTGCAGAGCACAAACGCATCCTACCCCAACCAAAACATACAAAAAAggggccaaaaaaaaaagaaagaaaaaggaacataaGTTACAAAAATGACTTAGATATAACTCAGAAAGAGAATACATGTTAAGAAACTACTAGTCTCACTTGTGCAATTCCAGCTTTCTCCAGTTCCTCATCAGTCATTCTGTATTCGTGCATTACCCAATTAGAACGCTGCCCACGAGGAGCCCGGCCACTATGATAGACCAAGGTTTTCTTCATTCCAACAATGCGAGAGCTTTGGCGAATTGGCCGGTCCTTCCCAGTTGTTTTCCAGTAACCATTTTCTGTAGCTCGATTTGTTTTGGACCCATTTCCATACTTCTTATCCAACACGCTAAAGAAGTACCACTCCAGGTCCCGAGTTTTCAGCCTTGATTTGTCTATAAAACTCACACCCAGCTTCCATAGTcagtaaatattaaaaaagagaTGCATTTTTATTCCCAGAAGACAGGCGCTTTACAAAAATTGAGCAGAATGCTCCATCACTCTTATCTTTGGTTTTTAAGGGCCGTTAAGTCTTACATCATAAGGTTAATATTCTCATATTCATTGAATCTTTCATCGCTATGATATGGTTTCAGGTGCATCTCGTATTCTTATTCTGATACAAAAATAATCCAGCAAAGTCGAATTCCTAAAATTACTCCCAAAATTTAGACAAGCATAATAGTTCACATTTAAACTATCGGGTATCAAGGACATCAAGATTCAGC
This region includes:
- the LOC116187620 gene encoding malate dehydrogenase [NADP], chloroplastic: MAVAELTTPTCPKSALRSSHSQQLSYLSARFHSRRHQSFRLPHRARNARISCSVNSQAPPVAVKTEEPKTKQSECFGVFCLTYDLKAEEETKSWKKMINVSVSGAAGMISNHLLFKLASGQVFGPNQPIALKLLGSERSFQALEGVAMELEDSLFPLLREVKIGIDPYEVFQDAEWALLIGAKPRGPGMERADLLDINGQIFAEQGKALNAVASRKVKVIVVGNPCNTNALICLKNAPNIPAKNFHGLTRLDENRAKCQLALKAGVFYDKVSNVTIWGNHSTTQVPDFLNARINGLPVKEVITDHKWLEEEFTEKVQKRGGALIQKWGRSSAASTAVSIVDAIKSLITPTPEGDWFSSGVYTDGNPYGIAEGIVFSMPCRSKGDGDYELVKDVIFDDYLLKKITKTEAELLAEKRCVAHLIGEGVGFCDLPEDTMLPGEM
- the LOC116187619 gene encoding NAC domain-containing protein 78-like, coding for MARGSGTSLAPGFRFHPTDEELVRYYLKRKISGKPPRYDPISEVDVYKCEPWDLPDKSRLKTRDLEWYFFSVLDKKYGNGSKTNRATENGYWKTTGKDRPIRQSSRIVGMKKTLVYHSGRAPRGQRSNWVMHEYRMTDEELEKAGIAQDAFVLCRIFQKSGPGPKNGEQYGAPFIEEEWEEDTVALFPEQQAMVDEVVAEEDANVEIDEVDQNVTVAIAPGRDPLPGNFCYGSSSNDNQNSEENKEPYQTLPEDVGESQCEEQQPDENKFFILAGGYEMDVKPVKREFAPQPTDNMNLGDNSSYPDGPFMDAADNPLPGDELYLNDLSYSVEFPEGFNVEDYLTFSDTDEGNLMTHNSSQLMMTTDGSVSGEPLQSLEDVCDEIEQMSGTNLNASVSHENEASSSKQNSEPEDLKPDFKHTFLKQASHMLGSFPAPPAFASEYPIKDAALRLNSAAHASSSVHVTAGMIRIRSLTLSSSGIEWSVGKNGELNIVLSFGISQDDVTVSPASAITPGLLSSKMPSLVSWSWVVFLVFWIFVLSVSVKVGMLVCSR